In one window of Fibrobacter sp. UWB15 DNA:
- a CDS encoding DUF3536 domain-containing protein: MEKKHPLYFTIHGHFYQPPRENPWTGVIENQPSARPFHDWNDRIASECYSPNSASRILSPNGRIVDIVNNYDFMSFNMGPTLMGWIRTNAPDTYKRIQEADKRSAERLNGHGNAIAQVYNHIIMPLASAEDKKTQIRWGIEDFKFHFGRMPEAMWLAETAINFDTVVELIKAGIKYTILSPTQADKFRKLGDTEWTGCSNTDIDTTRPYRIYPRNKDGVLVCDGYLDVFFYNPWLSSAVGFEHLLRDAGTFGNRIRDAWDENRTDPQLVSIGTDGESYGHHEPFGDMCAAWLYNHYAPDHNMVPVNYGWFLEEFPPQHEVLLKNFYSEGCAWSCAHGVGRWYRDCGCSTGGGPGWNQKWRGPLRDAFNHLKKLADDIFYREFEKISDVNPWDARNNFVEVLVAPEDESRIKAFLAKTVKNPDDPDMCAKAIRLLEVQKFCLFSFTSCGWFFNDIEGLEPVQNMRYALRAMELLEPFLPYGHHIKNEVISILARATSNEHKWNGAEVFTNYAEESVPVVVKEMAEQAAIFHLNLDDDSEKNKKIVATKIASRRRQTLVRTEYYDKYINERRISTVLAITDMLGRINLVVADGENEQNGLKFVENPNMSTQELQALYPTAYVVRMRNLMSDSIKRINQISTKKYLNEITESFSNFALSHGLSIDSLADLDHTLPDTMRKILSLEINSKIHHLALEYMENDDQKVFDEIKDLIEEANALHTHYSFGGTGRMFHAKLIKLIDSVFESFDTNAVHHITGLITVADWLKLEIDKTTLENKVFPAYQEYVKYPTSKIAALKPMFSWLNFEV, from the coding sequence ATGGAAAAGAAGCACCCCCTTTATTTTACGATCCACGGTCACTTTTACCAGCCGCCTCGTGAAAATCCTTGGACGGGCGTTATCGAGAATCAGCCGAGCGCACGCCCCTTCCACGACTGGAACGACCGTATTGCAAGTGAATGTTATAGTCCGAATTCCGCCAGCCGTATTTTGAGCCCGAACGGACGTATTGTCGATATTGTCAATAACTACGATTTTATGAGCTTCAACATGGGTCCGACTCTCATGGGTTGGATTCGCACGAACGCGCCCGACACCTACAAGCGCATTCAAGAAGCCGACAAGCGAAGCGCCGAACGCCTAAATGGTCATGGTAACGCCATTGCGCAGGTGTATAACCACATCATTATGCCGCTCGCAAGCGCCGAAGACAAAAAGACGCAGATCCGCTGGGGCATCGAAGACTTCAAGTTCCACTTTGGTCGCATGCCCGAAGCCATGTGGCTCGCCGAAACCGCAATCAACTTTGACACAGTAGTGGAACTCATCAAGGCCGGCATCAAGTACACGATTCTTTCGCCCACGCAGGCAGACAAGTTCCGCAAGCTGGGCGATACCGAATGGACTGGCTGTAGCAACACCGATATCGACACAACGCGCCCGTACCGCATTTACCCACGCAACAAAGACGGCGTACTCGTTTGCGACGGCTACCTGGATGTATTCTTCTACAACCCGTGGCTTTCTTCTGCCGTGGGCTTTGAGCACTTGTTGCGCGACGCAGGCACCTTCGGCAACCGCATCAGGGACGCCTGGGACGAAAACCGCACAGACCCGCAGCTGGTAAGCATCGGTACCGATGGCGAAAGTTACGGTCACCACGAACCGTTCGGCGACATGTGCGCCGCCTGGCTCTACAACCACTACGCCCCCGACCACAACATGGTACCGGTAAACTACGGCTGGTTCCTCGAAGAATTCCCGCCGCAGCACGAAGTTTTGCTCAAGAACTTCTACAGCGAAGGTTGCGCCTGGAGCTGCGCTCACGGCGTTGGCCGCTGGTACCGCGATTGCGGATGCTCGACAGGCGGCGGCCCGGGCTGGAACCAGAAATGGCGCGGTCCTCTGCGCGACGCATTCAACCACCTGAAAAAACTCGCCGACGACATTTTCTACCGCGAATTCGAAAAGATTTCGGACGTGAATCCCTGGGATGCACGCAACAACTTTGTCGAAGTCCTGGTTGCTCCCGAAGACGAATCCCGCATCAAGGCATTCCTTGCCAAGACGGTCAAGAATCCAGACGACCCCGACATGTGCGCCAAGGCAATCCGACTTCTGGAAGTTCAAAAATTCTGTCTGTTCAGCTTTACGAGCTGCGGCTGGTTCTTCAACGACATCGAAGGTCTGGAACCGGTACAGAACATGCGCTACGCCCTCCGTGCCATGGAACTCCTGGAGCCGTTCCTGCCGTATGGTCACCACATCAAGAACGAAGTCATTAGCATTCTTGCCCGCGCCACCAGTAACGAACACAAGTGGAACGGCGCCGAGGTGTTTACAAACTACGCCGAAGAGAGTGTCCCGGTGGTCGTGAAGGAAATGGCCGAACAGGCCGCAATTTTCCACCTGAACCTAGATGACGATTCAGAAAAGAACAAGAAGATTGTCGCGACCAAGATTGCCTCTCGCAGGCGCCAGACGCTTGTACGCACCGAGTATTACGACAAGTACATCAACGAACGCCGCATTTCGACGGTACTTGCCATCACCGACATGCTCGGCCGCATCAACCTGGTCGTCGCCGATGGCGAAAACGAACAGAACGGGCTTAAGTTTGTTGAAAATCCGAACATGAGCACGCAGGAACTGCAGGCGCTCTACCCCACCGCCTATGTGGTTCGCATGCGCAACCTGATGAGCGACTCCATCAAGCGCATCAACCAGATTTCGACTAAGAAGTACCTGAACGAAATTACGGAATCGTTCTCGAACTTCGCCCTTTCGCATGGCCTTTCAATCGACAGTCTGGCCGACCTTGACCACACCCTGCCAGATACGATGCGCAAGATTCTTTCGCTCGAAATCAACTCCAAGATTCACCACCTGGCACTCGAATACATGGAAAACGACGACCAGAAGGTTTTCGACGAAATCAAGGATTTGATTGAGGAAGCGAACGCCCTGCATACGCATTATTCCTTTGGCGGAACAGGCCGTATGTTCCATGCAAAGCTCATCAAGCTGATCGACTCCGTTTTCGAAAGCTTCGATACGAACGCCGTTCATCACATCACGGGACTTATCACGGTTGCCGACTGGCTCAAGCTCGAAATCGACAAGACCACTCTCGAAAACAAGGTGTTCCCCGCTTACCAAGAATACGTGAAATACCCGACCAGCAAGATTGCGGCACTCAAGCCGATGTTCAGCTGGTTAAACTTCGAGGTATAA
- the hpt gene encoding hypoxanthine phosphoribosyltransferase, with amino-acid sequence MYRMSEQPLISADEIRGRMVTLAQEIAAAYDYDILLSALTGAYMFTADLTRELSKALGPKAKQKRIAFIKASSYGNSTESSGKLQVRGLDKFDLNGKKILVVDDIADTGTTLLGLSNLLMEAGTKEIRTCVLLNKQERREVDIKADFVGFEIKNEFVVGYGLDFAEDYRMLPEIWTLQETN; translated from the coding sequence ATGTACAGGATGTCCGAACAGCCGTTGATTAGTGCAGATGAAATTCGAGGGCGTATGGTTACGCTTGCCCAAGAAATTGCTGCGGCCTACGACTACGACATCCTGCTTTCCGCCCTCACCGGTGCCTACATGTTTACAGCCGACTTGACCAGGGAACTTTCAAAGGCTCTAGGCCCAAAGGCGAAACAAAAAAGGATTGCCTTTATCAAAGCCTCAAGTTACGGCAATTCCACTGAATCTAGCGGGAAACTTCAAGTGCGTGGGCTCGACAAATTTGACCTCAACGGCAAAAAGATTCTGGTCGTCGACGACATCGCCGACACAGGAACCACGCTCCTCGGGCTCTCAAACCTGCTCATGGAAGCGGGCACCAAGGAAATTCGCACTTGTGTACTTTTGAACAAACAAGAACGTCGCGAAGTCGACATCAAAGCCGATTTCGTGGGGTTTGAAATAAAAAACGAATTCGTGGTGGGCTACGGCCTAGACTTCGCAGAAGACTACCGTATGCTCCCCGAAATCTGGACGCTACAGGAGACAAACTAA